The Sesamum indicum cultivar Zhongzhi No. 13 linkage group LG1, S_indicum_v1.0, whole genome shotgun sequence genome includes a window with the following:
- the LOC105162245 gene encoding uncharacterized protein LOC105162245, which translates to MKERGKAVEAFNNDFSEFNFSAASEIPCKKHPSSSSVGICAYCLKDRLVKLVCSECGEQRLSSCSCSDVSSSYRNSCSTMEVGSVGRVSFLIENEKIDSQQSNNPNPKSKRGEEKAEQVIFLRRSSSSCVEVKKSNGFWRIKRLFKKKRNKGSEKNGEFSDEKSEIWVSDVMGVSRSRSLCSFRGGGGHNDLDEGSEYRFSSAKISDVTSGIFLDSDKQCGFYSESEPRKSGFRGFFDADNGVDFKGGRRGGGQTLIDLDRVHRSVFPAKESDFSAMDESAFIDLKLDLSSESKQELSAARISGASDHGVSFKSESFETGGSLANMKSNGVLGNGGGSCRITVNERGLKRGSSSHKVWKWIFKYHPANKNKESNSLKSCNHV; encoded by the coding sequence ATGAAAGAGAGAGGCAAAGCTGTGGAAGCTTTTAACAACgatttctcagaattcaacttCTCAGCCGCATCAGAAATCCCATGCAAGAAACACCCGAGTTCATCGTCTGTGGGAATCTGCGCTTACTGCCTCAAAGACAGGCTTGTGAAACTGGTTTGCTCCGAGTGTGGGGAGCAGCGTCTTTCTTCCTGCTCTTGCTCTGATGTCTCCTCTTCGTATCGCAATTCTTGTAGCACGATGGAAGTGGGGAGTGTTGGCCGGGTCTCATTTCTGATAGAGAATGAGAAGATTGATTCCCAACAAAGTAACAATCCAAATCCCAAGTCTAAAAGAGGAGAAGAGAAGGCGGAACAAGTCATATTTCTCAGGAGGAGCAGCAGCAGCTGTGTGGAGGTCAAGAAAAGCAATGGTTTTTGGAGGATTAAGAGGttattcaagaagaaaagaaacaagggGTCTGAGAAAAACGGTGAATTTTCTGATGAGAAAAGTGAGATTTGGGTTTCTGATGTTATGGGTGTGTCTAGGTCTAGATCACTCTGCAGTTTCAGGGGTGGTGGTGGGCACAACGATCTTGATGAAGGCAGTGAATATCGCTTCTCTAGTGCCAAGATTTCTGATGTAACTAGTGGGATCTTTCTTGATTCTGATAAGCAATGTGGGTTCTACAGCGAATCTGAACCGAGAAAAAGTGGTTTTAGAGGCTTTTTTGATGCTGACAATGGTGTTGATTTCAAAGGGGGTAGAAGGGGTGGCGGCCAAACTCTCATTGATCTTGATAGAGTTCACAGGAGTGTTTTTCCAGCCAAGGAAAGTGATTTCAGCGCCATGGATGAGTCTGCTTTCATTGATTTGAAGCTTGATTTGTCGTCTGAATCGAAGCAAGAACTATCTGCTGCTAGAATCAGTGGAGCTTCTGATCATGGTGTTAGCTTCAAAAGTGAGAGTTTTGAGACTGGAGGAAGTCTTGCAAATATGAAAAGTAATGGGGTTTTAGGGAATGGTGGTGGCTCTTGCCGGATCACGGTGAATGAAAGAGGATTGAAAAGGGGTAGCAGTAGCCACAAGGTCTGGAAATGGATTTTTAAGTATCATCCAgcaaacaagaacaaagagAGCAACAGTTTGAAATCTTGCAATCATGTTTGA
- the LOC105161520 gene encoding uncharacterized protein LOC105161520 isoform X2: MNLLKLNLYSHVRPRPRPHHYHRRHHLKLRQSSLFLFFPFHEQSLRLSASCATPLYSFAKYARTSKVNNAATSFSIDNNEEEETEDFEEYLAEDGEVYQKTLRLVECAMFAAVSGLAFLLSNSLAIEVATAVLLFVLSGPVKAITYLLLHGLLGFAMGTIWRLKASWAASVFLCAIVRATGALGNVVIASYLIGENILALITINVHALVTYILSSMGIIAVPSMNFIYFIFGFLLLLNCGFFVFLLHLLYAIFFTRLGMKASLRLPKWLEAAI, from the exons ATGAATCTCCTCAAACTCAATCTTTACTCCCACGTCCGCCCCCGCCCCCGCCCCCACCACTACCATCGTCGCCACCATCTGAAGCTCCGGCAATCGTCCCTCTTCCTCTTTTTCCCCTTCCATGAACAAAGCCTCAGACTTTCAGCATCCTGTGCCACTCCCCTATACTCTTTTGCCAAGTACGCCAGGACTTCAAAGGTTAACAATGCGGCAACATCTTTTTCGATTGACAATAATGAAGAGGAAGAAACTGAAGATTTTGAGGAATACTTAGCCGAAGATGGGGAGGTGTATCAGAAGACCTTAAGATTGGTGGAGTGTGCAATGTTTGCTGCTGTTTCTGGGTTGGCCTTTCTTTTGAGTAATTCTCTAGCCATTGAG GTGGCAACTGCTGTCTTATTGTTTGTCTTATCTGGTCCAGTGAAAGCAATTACCTATTTG TTATTGCATGGTTTGCTTGGGTTTGCCATGGGCACTATTTGGAG GTTAAAGGCAAGTTGGGCTGCCTCAGTCTTCTTGTGCGCAATT GTTCGAGCTACAGGAGCTCTTGGTAATGTTGTAATTGCCTCATATTTAATTGGAGAAAATATACTGGCATTG ATCACTATAAATGTTCATGCCCTTGTCACATACATCCTCTCATCCATGGGCATCATTGCAGTTCCatcaatgaattttatatacttcatTTTCGGGTTTCTG CTTTTGCTCAACTGTGGCTTCTTCGTGTTCTTGCTACATCTATTATACGCCATATTCTTCACAAGACTTGGAATGAAGGCTTCACTTAGACTACCGAAATGGCTCGAGGCTGCAATATGA
- the LOC105161520 gene encoding uncharacterized protein LOC105161520 isoform X1, which translates to MNLLKLNLYSHVRPRPRPHHYHRRHHLKLRQSSLFLFFPFHEQSLRLSASCATPLYSFAKYARTSKVNNAATSFSIDNNEEEETEDFEEYLAEDGEVYQKTLRLVECAMFAAVSGLAFLLSNSLAIEKYFACFFALPIVLSTMRWGIAAGRKTMVATAVLLFVLSGPVKAITYLLLHGLLGFAMGTIWRLKASWAASVFLCAIVRATGALGNVVIASYLIGENILALITINVHALVTYILSSMGIIAVPSMNFIYFIFGFLLLLNCGFFVFLLHLLYAIFFTRLGMKASLRLPKWLEAAI; encoded by the exons ATGAATCTCCTCAAACTCAATCTTTACTCCCACGTCCGCCCCCGCCCCCGCCCCCACCACTACCATCGTCGCCACCATCTGAAGCTCCGGCAATCGTCCCTCTTCCTCTTTTTCCCCTTCCATGAACAAAGCCTCAGACTTTCAGCATCCTGTGCCACTCCCCTATACTCTTTTGCCAAGTACGCCAGGACTTCAAAGGTTAACAATGCGGCAACATCTTTTTCGATTGACAATAATGAAGAGGAAGAAACTGAAGATTTTGAGGAATACTTAGCCGAAGATGGGGAGGTGTATCAGAAGACCTTAAGATTGGTGGAGTGTGCAATGTTTGCTGCTGTTTCTGGGTTGGCCTTTCTTTTGAGTAATTCTCTAGCCATTGAG AAATACTTTGCCTGTTTCTTTGCTTTGCCAATTGTGCTGTCCACTATGAGATGGGGTATTGCAGCTGGCAGGAAAACAATG GTGGCAACTGCTGTCTTATTGTTTGTCTTATCTGGTCCAGTGAAAGCAATTACCTATTTG TTATTGCATGGTTTGCTTGGGTTTGCCATGGGCACTATTTGGAG GTTAAAGGCAAGTTGGGCTGCCTCAGTCTTCTTGTGCGCAATT GTTCGAGCTACAGGAGCTCTTGGTAATGTTGTAATTGCCTCATATTTAATTGGAGAAAATATACTGGCATTG ATCACTATAAATGTTCATGCCCTTGTCACATACATCCTCTCATCCATGGGCATCATTGCAGTTCCatcaatgaattttatatacttcatTTTCGGGTTTCTG CTTTTGCTCAACTGTGGCTTCTTCGTGTTCTTGCTACATCTATTATACGCCATATTCTTCACAAGACTTGGAATGAAGGCTTCACTTAGACTACCGAAATGGCTCGAGGCTGCAATATGA